The Drosophila bipectinata strain 14024-0381.07 chromosome 2L, DbipHiC1v2, whole genome shotgun sequence genome has a segment encoding these proteins:
- the LOC108126750 gene encoding uncharacterized protein produces MNPNLFTCRKQNGSKKTKGPRQQIPVPGYDLGNDQARPTSQTIKRQSQQQKQLAVAFAVKPFPEKRTTKNGNIKHRRCNFWHHSLGVVIADSAAVAGCKLTANGQQLPQPKQTCSNCKQNSCPKPCISSASVSGSASTPDGSGVCQVGHDTNFPPDATFCVLCTFPIYYSHECGKQKCQRLYAFKLS; encoded by the exons ATGAATCCCAACTTGTTCACTTGCAGAAAGCAGAACGGGAGCAAAAAGA CCAAGGGACCAAGACAACAAATTCCTGTCCCAGGATATGACCTGGGAAACGACCAAGCCCGACCGACCAGCCAGACTATCAAGAGGCAATCccagcaacagaaacaactTGCGGTTGCATTTGCGGTTAAG CCATTTCCAGAGAAGAGAACtacgaaaaatggaaacatAAAACACCGTAGATGCAATTTCTGGCATCACTCACTTGGCGTTGTAATTGCCGACTCAGCTGCTGTTGCCGGCTGCAAGTTAACGGCCAATGGTCAGCAGCTGCCCCAGCCAAAACAGACGTGCTccaattgtaaacaaaacagTTGCCCCAAACcctgtatat CATCGGCATCAGTATCTGGGTCCGCATCTACTCCGGATGGTAGCGGAGTCTGTCAAGTGGGACACGATACCAACTTCCCCCCTGATGCTACTTTTTGCGTGCTGTGCACATTTCCTATATACTATTCACATGAGTGTGGG